One segment of Terriglobia bacterium DNA contains the following:
- a CDS encoding glycosyltransferase family 2 protein — translation MTLSVCIITLNEEANIVRTLDSVKGIADEIIVVDSGSTDKTVALAQARGAKVFTEPWKGFAAQKNSSLAKATCDWILSLDADEEVSPELARSIKALLTTSSPAGFAGYKMNRRNMYMKRWIKHSGYYPDPKLRLIKRGAAEFELRAVHEDMKMAGPLGHLDGDMIHHAYPTLESFIEHANRYSTLGAQMVVEKRPVGFSFINIVLRPMVRFLYSYIFRLGFLDGREGLLVLMTHAAYVSWKYAKAWEMSKKIG, via the coding sequence ATGACTCTCTCAGTGTGCATCATTACTCTGAATGAGGAAGCCAACATCGTCCGCACGCTGGACAGCGTGAAAGGCATTGCGGACGAAATCATTGTGGTGGACTCCGGCAGCACGGACAAAACCGTGGCCCTGGCGCAGGCGCGCGGCGCGAAAGTCTTTACCGAGCCGTGGAAAGGATTCGCCGCGCAGAAAAATTCGTCGCTGGCCAAGGCGACCTGCGACTGGATTCTGTCGCTCGATGCCGACGAAGAAGTCAGCCCGGAACTCGCCCGGAGCATCAAGGCGTTGTTAACGACAAGTTCGCCTGCGGGGTTTGCCGGTTACAAGATGAATCGCCGCAACATGTACATGAAGCGCTGGATCAAGCACAGCGGCTACTATCCCGACCCCAAGCTGCGGCTGATCAAGCGCGGCGCGGCGGAATTTGAGTTGCGCGCCGTGCATGAAGACATGAAGATGGCCGGGCCGCTCGGCCACCTGGACGGCGACATGATTCACCACGCTTATCCCACGCTGGAAAGCTTCATCGAGCACGCTAACCGTTATTCAACTCTGGGCGCGCAGATGGTGGTGGAGAAGCGTCCGGTGGGCTTCAGCTTTATCAATATCGTTCTGCGTCCAATGGTGCGTTTTCTCTACAGCTACATTTTCCGTCTCGGCTTCCTCGACGGCCGCGAAGGCCTGCTGGTGCTGATGACCCACGCCGCGTACGTGAGCTGGAAGTATGCCAAGGCGTGGGAAATGTCAAAGAAGATTGGGTAA
- a CDS encoding CBS domain-containing protein — translation MKVQDIMTRAPACCFPKDAIYVAAELMSRFDVGIVPVTEKISQHAKLVGVVTDRDLCLKVLVPGKDPGSVTVDDCMSRELTICTPAERVDLVLKRMGRAKVRRLPVVDRNYEVVGILSLDDIVRMKAAKDSEICKALAAISSPARAARVARKAAA, via the coding sequence ATGAAAGTCCAGGACATTATGACCAGAGCGCCTGCATGCTGTTTTCCCAAAGACGCCATTTATGTTGCCGCTGAGTTGATGTCGCGCTTTGACGTCGGCATCGTTCCCGTAACGGAAAAGATCAGCCAGCATGCCAAGCTCGTCGGAGTGGTCACGGACCGCGATCTTTGCCTCAAAGTGCTCGTCCCCGGCAAAGACCCTGGATCCGTAACAGTGGATGATTGCATGTCCAGAGAACTTACCATTTGCACGCCGGCGGAGAGAGTGGACCTGGTCCTGAAGCGTATGGGACGGGCCAAGGTGCGCCGTCTTCCCGTGGTGGACCGCAACTATGAAGTGGTGGGCATCCTCTCTCTGGATGACATCGTACGCATGAAAGCGGCGAAAGACAGCGAAATCTGCAAAGCCCTGGCCGCGATCAGTTCACCGGCGAGAGCCGCGCGTGTCGCCAGAAAGGCCGCAGCGTAG